In Aspergillus fumigatus Af293 chromosome 4, whole genome shotgun sequence, one genomic interval encodes:
- the aspf2 gene encoding major allergen Asp F2 produces MYSQMAALLRLAVLLPLAAPLVATLPTSPVPIAARATPHEPVFFSWDAGAVTSFPIHSSCNATQRRQIEAGLNEAVELARHAKAHILRWGNESEIYRKYFGNRPTMEAVGAYDVIVNGDKANVLFRCDNPDGNCALEGWGGHWRGANATSETVICDRSYTTRRWLVSMCSQGYTVAGSETNTFWASDLMHRLYHVPAVGQGWVDHFADGYDEVIALAKSNGTESTHDSEALQYFALEAYAFDIAAPGVGCAGESHGPDQGHDTGSASAPASTSTSSSSSGSGSGATTTPTDSPSATIDVPPNCHTHEGGQLHCT; encoded by the exons atgtaCTCACAAATGGCTgctctcctccgccttgcCGTTCTCCTCCCCCTGGCCGCGCCCCTTGTGGCCACCCTCCCTACCTCCCCCGTCCCCATCGCGGCGCGAGCAACCCCCCACGAACccgtcttcttctcctgggaCGCTGGCGCGGTGACCTCGTTCCCCATCCACTCCAGCTGCAATGCGACCCAGCGCCGGCAGATCGAGGCCGGCCTGAACGAGGCGGTCGAGCTCGCCCGGCACGCCAAGGCCCACATCCTCCGCTGGGGCAACGAGAGCGAGATCTACCGGAAGTACTTTGGCAACCGGCCCACCATGGAGGCCGTCGGTGCCTACGATGTCATCGTGAACGGGGACAAGGCCAACGTGCTCTTCCGGTGTGACAACCCCGACGGCAACTGTGCTTTGGAAG GCTGGGGCGGCCACTGGCGCGGCGCAAACGCCACCTCCGAAACCGTCATCTGTGATCGCAGCTACACCACCCGCCGCTGGCTTGTCTCCATGTGCTCCCAGGGCTACACCGTCGCCGGCTCCGAGACCAACACCTTCTGGGCTTCGGACCTGATGCACCGTCTGTACCATGTGCCTGCTGTGGGTCAAGGCTGGGTCGACCACTTCGCCGACGGCTACGACGAGGTGATTGCCCTGGCCAAGAGCAACGGCACCGAGTCCACGCATGACTCGGAGGCGTTGCAGTATTTCGCCCTTGAGGCGTATGCGTTTGATATTGCCGCTCCCGGTGTCGGATGTGCTGGCGAGAGTCACGGCCCTGACCAGGGACATGACACCGGGTCTGCCTCGGCGCCTGCGTCTACCTCCACCTCTAGCTCCAGCTCGGGCTCGGGCTCGGGCGCCACGACTACCCCGACGGATTCTCCCAGTGCCACTATTGATGTGCCGCCG AACTGCCATACCCATGAAGGTGGACAGCTTCATTGCACTTAG
- the CweA gene encoding uncharacterized protein, with protein MKGLVGGIPLALLVAAVANGHGQGLKEDGPVTVIGGPSGDDGGNNVAVEFAGSYNSGVKDKYKDDHSVNLKNTVVAHAPPHPPVRGSHKRHHPAVTVIGGPSGDDGGNSAEIEFDSSYASAVEDWYKDDHSHDVENHIITPPVHGFRRRGDPSVTLVGGPSGNDGGNSVEFEFDSSYASVVKDAYKDDHSVGIENHITHPPPAPGFRKRGDGDTTVIGGPSGNDGGNSAEIEFDSSYNSAVKDAYTDDHSVDIDDHIVQAAPSRGFHKRGGGDTTVIGGPSGDDGGNSASFEFDSSYASSVKDWYKDDHSVDVKNTVIHPPPVFHPPPVQGFRKRDDGGSHIGTPNSHKQGKAAEGDKSGASAKNGGVTLIKGPSGNDGGNSAEIEFDSKYASAVEDHYKDDHSVDIKNHVVAPPAVPKGFRKRGSDPVLLGGPSGDDEGNDADFVFDDDYSSTVDDHYVDDHSVKAENWIVHVPPPPSPPRPEPSHPQKPSFVPPYAQGPPPQATAPPFAGNPEPPQGVDPAASEPCTTSTFIETVIKTFADDPVATKPAAPYSPPEHSQAHVPQPYAPSEPSHGFEPTHPAEAVPTGGFPPHEVEPPKDHEKPGPQKPEPTHPSFTTSKVEGHPQPTGASPTHEVEPPKEYEKPGPQKPEPAHPSFTTSKVEGHPQPTVPSYPPQETLQEPPEDSAPTDPGPGQSEGDAFPCPSGKPGGHQPEHAAHEYQPHQTQGVDPQEAPKHAPTAVEPLTSITSTITVSYTSSFAVVPVYMDSSHKTSCTSGAHQRPTDVDAHNSHHAPSSAHSQAVKPTHHAAPSPTHSQTLFTGAAGRITPAAGVVSAMCGLMAVLAFVL; from the exons ATGAAGGGTCTGGTCGGAGGAATCCCTCTTGCCCTGCTGGtcgccgccgtcgccaaCGGCCATGGCCAGGGGTTAAAGGAGGACGGCCCTGTTACAGTGATCGGTGGCCCCAGTGGTGACGACGGTGGGAACAATGTTGCTGTCGAGTTCGCCGGGAGCTACAATTCCGGTGTGAAGGACAAGTACAAAGACGACCACTCAGTTAATCTGAAGAACACCGTGGTCGCGCACGCCCCACCTCATCCGCCAGTGCGTGGTTCCCATAAGCGACATCATCCCGCGGTGACCGTTATCGGAGGTCCGTCGGGAGACGACGGTGGTAACAGTGCGGAAATCGAGTTTGATAGTTCATATGCCTCCGCCGTGGAGGACTGGTACAAGGACGATCATTCCCACGATGTCGAGAATCACATCATTACTCCTCCAGTCCACGGCTTTCGCAGGCGTGGTGATCCCTCGGTAACCCTCGTCGGAGGCCCATCTGGCAACGATGGCGGGAACAGTGTTGAATTTGAATTTGATAGCTCATACGCCTCCGTTGTCAAGGATGCGTACAAGGACGACCACTCCGTCGGCATTGAGAACCATATCACGCACCCGCCCCCAGCTCCTGGTTTCCGTAAGAGGGGTGACGGTGACACTACAGTCATTGGTGGTCCATCTGGCAACGATGGCGGAAACAGCGCTGAGATTGAATTTGACAGCTCATACAACTCCGCTGTCAAGGACGCGTACACGGACGACCATTCCGTTGACATCGACGACCATATCGTGCAAGCTGCCCCATCTCGCGGTTTCCATAAGAGAG GTGGGGGTGACACCACAGTCATTGGTGGTCCCTCCGGGGATGATGGCGGCAACAGCGCTAGCTTCGAGTTTGACAGCTCATATGCCTCCAGCGTGAAGGATTGGTATAAAGATGATCACTCTGTTGATGTCAAAAACACCGTCATCCATCCTCCCCCTGTCTTCCACCCTCCTCCGGTGCAAGGCTTCCGGAAGCGCGATGATGGAGGGTCTCACATTGGCACTCCAAACTCCCATAAGCAGGGTAAGGCGGCCGAGGGCGACAAGTCTGGAGCATCTGCCAAGAACGGCGGAGTTACCTTGATTAAAGGTCCCTCCGGTAACGATGGTGGCAACAGCGCTGAGATCGAGTTTGACAGCAAGTATGCATCTGCGGTGGAAGATCATTACAAGGATGACCATTCTGTGGATATCAAGAACCACGTCGTTGCGCCACCTGCGGTGCCAAAGGGCTTCCGCAAACGCGGCAGCGACCCGGTTTTGTTGGGTGGTCCCAGCGGGGATGATGAAGGGAATGATGCTGACTTTGTCTTTGATGACGACTACTCGTCGACGGTCGACGACCACTATGTGGATGATCATTCCGTCAAGGCAGAGAATTGGATTGTGCACGTTCCCCCGCCCCCGTCGCCGCCTCGTCCTGAGCCATCGCATCCTCAAAAACCCTCTTTCGTGCCCCCTTATGCTCAGGGACCTCCTCCCCAGGCAACTGCGCCTCCTTTCGCTGGCAACCCAGAACCGCCTCAAGGAGTGGACCCGGCAGCAAGCGAGCCATGCACCACATCCACCTTCATTGAGACTGTCATCAAGACCTTTGCAGATGACCCGGTGGCAACTAAGCCCGCTGCCCCATACAGCCCGCCTGAGCATTCTCAAGCTCATGTGCCTCAGCCATATGCTCCATCCGAGCCCAGCCATGGGTTCGAGCCGACGCATCCCGCCGAGGCTGTGCCAACTGGCGGTTTTCCCCCGCATGAGGTTGAGCCTCCCAAGGACCACGAGAAGCCTGGCCCCCAGAAGCCAGAGCCTACCCACCCCTCTTTCACCACTTCGAAGGTGGAAGGTCATCCTCAGCCCACTGGCGCTTCTCCCACCCACGAGGTTGAGCCTCCCAAGGAGTACGAGAAGCCTGGCCCCCAGAAGCCAGAGCCTGCCCACCCCTCATTCACCACGTCGAAGGTGGAAGGTCATCCCCAGCCCACTGTTCCGTCATACCCCCCGCAGGAAACCCTCCAGGAACCCCCTGAGGACAGCGCTCCCACTGACCCTGGTCCCGGCCAGTCTGAAGGCGATGCGTTTCCTTGCCCCTCGGGTAAGCCCGGAGGTCACCAGCCTGAGCATGCCGCTCATGAGTACCAACCGCATCAAACCCAGGGTGTTGACCCGCAGGAAGCTCCCAAGCACGCGCCCACCGCGGTAGAGCCCCTGACCTCCATCACGtccaccatcaccgtcagctacacctcctccttcgcgGTCGTTCCCGTTTACATGGACTCGAGCCACAAGACTTCCTGCACGTCGGGAGCCCACCAGCGACCCACCGACGTTGACGCCCACAACAGTCACCACGCGCCTTCCTCGGCACACAGCCAGGCCGTCAAACCCACGCACCACGCTGCTCCGTCGCCGACGCATAGCCAGACTCTGTTCACTGGCGCCGCCGGCCGCATCACACCCGCTGCTGGCGTTGTGTCAGCCATGTGTGGTCTCATGGCTGTTCTTGCCTTCGTGTTGTAA